Proteins encoded within one genomic window of Thiothrix litoralis:
- the tnpC gene encoding IS66 family transposase, with product MCHADETRHYRGTNTYWLWALADNTVSYFMTHYSRGKAAADALLGSFSGYLVTDHFSGYGNVPPERRQLCWAHLIRHFRKIAGRCGEGGIVGKRLLLLAYATIRTHHRWQQHPDQATRYRRRILRLRRSFQATLNQGVALHNCKRTTNQCKHLLKDEAMCWTFLKDDRIPLTNNRAERVIRPYVQWRKTSFASQSAQGDRFRPTVLTVLGTARQLGMNMATLMREVCSQGLAHKPVSVRFPLDQASACNPLQMA from the coding sequence CCTATTGGTTATGGGCATTGGCGGATAATACGGTCAGTTACTTCATGACCCATTACTCCCGTGGCAAGGCGGCGGCGGATGCGTTGCTGGGTAGCTTTAGCGGTTATTTAGTCACCGACCACTTCAGTGGTTACGGCAATGTCCCGCCCGAACGGCGGCAACTGTGTTGGGCGCATTTGATCCGGCACTTCCGCAAAATAGCAGGACGCTGTGGCGAAGGGGGAATCGTGGGCAAACGCCTGTTGTTACTCGCTTATGCCACGATTCGCACCCATCACCGTTGGCAACAACATCCCGACCAAGCCACCCGCTACCGACGGCGGATACTGCGCTTGCGCCGCAGCTTCCAAGCCACGCTCAACCAAGGTGTGGCTTTGCACAATTGCAAGCGCACCACCAACCAATGTAAGCATCTGCTCAAGGATGAGGCGATGTGTTGGACATTCCTCAAGGATGACCGGATTCCCCTCACCAATAACCGTGCTGAGCGGGTGATCAGGCCGTATGTGCAATGGCGCAAAACCAGCTTTGCCAGCCAGTCGGCACAAGGTGACAGGTTTCGTCCGACGGTGCTGACGGTGTTGGGAACGGCGCGTCAATTGGGCATGAATATGGCGACCTTGATGCGCGAAGTTTGCTCCCAAGGCTTGGCGCATAAGCCCGTCTCGGTGCGCTTCCCGTTGGATCAAGCCAGTGCCTGCAACCCGCTACAGATGGCGTGA